A genomic region of Fusarium oxysporum Fo47 chromosome VI, complete sequence contains the following coding sequences:
- a CDS encoding RXT2-like protein, producing the protein MASQQILFAETIAGMKKAFKRKSYESDSDSEIESYSNRGNKLKKQARFARQGQLVPNNGPSSYKEYVEYGGVRRPILYRNPPLVDEEGYEIDSDDEDEERVQEAEALAAEMNPYANIQIENILAPLTASTALPTHPTLSKPFTSKTLTRLVDQSCDIMRKENRSLWRVRHLLTTLCGDYTWVPCEMMVRPADVELYTDNHTAQHLLALSQAVSALPRITNGDVQQGSGVEQGDALPDTTFDGEPTDKDPAEDADITMTDAGTADPDDSLVEDADENAKVEAEKDGAGTASNMHNGEQVPAAQTDKRDSRGEATNGVNEHTNEQGTNDMEATRAEATAKPSGSDAHQQTESAETIGADVSMISDGDDDFIHPMFLAPSGARPDRDIGLPDQEAEDIRRLLALYVQKQEEVCRGAKRLFLGLLKAEQMRKNVLHWSKAEAHSGLNRDMSDGEDWYDKEEWGLTEDLKKGQDEEEEDVQTTGKKTRNRRQ; encoded by the exons ATGGCGTCGCAACAAATTCTCTTTGCCGAAACCATAGCGGGTATGAAGAAGGCATTCAAAAGGAAATCATATG AATCCGACTCAGACTCCGAGATCGAAAGCTATAGCAATCGCGGCAATAAGCTCAAAAAGCAGGCACGGTTTGCCCGTCAAGGGCAATTGGTCCCAAATAATGGTCCAAGTTCGTATAAAGAG TATGTCGAATACGGTGGTGTCCGACGCCCGATCCTATATCGCAATCCCCCATTAGTCGACGAGGAAGGATACGAAATAGAtagcgacgacgaagatgaggagcgcgttcaagaagcagaggccTTAGCGGCAGAGATGAACCCTTACGCCAACATACAAATAGAGA ATATCCTTGCTCCACTTACTGCATCAACCGCGTTACCGACACACCCGACCCTATCGAAGCCCTTCACGTCCAAAACCCTGACTCGACTTGTTGACCAAAGTTGCGACATAATGCGCAAGGAGAACCGGTCTCTGTGGAGAGTCAGACATCTCTTGACAACGCTCTGCGGCGACTACACATGGGTTCCATGCGAAATGATGGTTCGGCCGGCAGATGTTGAGCTCTATACAGACAACCACACGGCGCAACATCTGTTGGCGCTATCCCAGGCGGTATCGGCGCTTCCCAGAATCACCAACGGCGACGTACAACAAGGCAGCGGTGTCGAACAAGGAGATGCTTTACCAGACACAACATTCGATGGCGAGCCCACAGACAAGGACCCAGCAGAGGATGCCGATATAACCATGACGGACGCTGGAACTGCCGACCCAGATGATTCTCTCGTAGAGGATGCCGACGAGAATGCAaaggttgaggctgagaaggacGGTGCTGGAACGGCTTCAAATATGCATAACGGCGAGCAAGTACCAGCTGCACAGACGGATAAAAGAGATTCCAGGGGTGAAGCGACAAACGGGGTCAATGAGCATACAAACGAACAAGGGACGAATGATATGGAGGCGACCAGAGCTGAGGCCACTGCGAAACCTTCAGGTAGCGATGCACATCAACAAACGGAATCGGCTGAGACAATAGGTGCAGATGTGTCCATGATCTCCGACGGGGACGATGACTTCATACATCCCATGTTTCTTGCGCCCTCAGGAGCAAGACCAGATCGGGACATCGGCTTGCCGGACCAAGAAGCGGAAGATATTCGACGATTGCTTGCTCTCTACGTGCAGAAGCAGGAGGAGGTGTGTAGAGGGGCAAAGAGGCTGTTTCTAGGACTCCTCAAAGCCGAACAGATGCGGAAGAATGTACTCCACTGGTCTAAGGCAGAAGCTCATTCAGGGCTTAACCGAGACATGTCGGACGGGGAAGATTGGTACGACAAGGAGGAATGGGGTCTCACAGAAGACCTCAAAAAGGGGcaggacgaagaggaagaagatgtgCAGACAACTGGTAAAAAGACGAGAAACCGACGTCAATAG